GCGAGCGGGCGCTGACCGACAAGATCGACGACAGCATCTGCGACGGCTGCAACTGAGGCCGCGCCGCCCCTGCGAGGCGGACGGCGATGTCACGGAAGCGTCAGAAAACACCGCCACATCCGCCGCACAGCTTGCTTCGGGACTCGGCGTGCCGGATGCGGGCTGAGCCAGCGTCGCTCCGTGACCGTTCCGCATCCGAGACCCGTTCGTGATCTTCATCCACCAGCCTGCCGTCGGCGCCGGAGCCACGCTGCTCGAGCGCCGGATCATCGACCTTCAGGACACGATCCCCGAAGACACCATCTGGCTCGACCTGATCCGACCGAGTCGCGAGGAGGAGCTGAAGGTCGAGGCCTTCGCGGGGATCGAGGTGCCCACCCGCGAGGAGATGAAGGACATCGAGCCCTCCGAGCTGCTCTACGTCGAGGACGGCGCCCGCTACATGACCGGGCGCGTGCTCTCGAAGGTGAGCGACGCCGAGGAGCCGGGGCTCGCCGGCATCACCTTCATCCTGCGCGGCAACCGGCTCGTGACCGTGCGCCACGAGGAGCCGCAGGCCTTCCGCATGTACACGCAGCGCGCCGGACGCTCGATGGGCAACGGCAGCGCCTCCGCGGCCTCCGGCGAGGCGATTCTCGCGGGCCTGATCGAGGCGGTGATCGACCGGGCGGCCGACGTGCTCCAGCTCCAGGGCGAGCGCATCGACCGTCTGTCGGGCAAGATCTTCGAGGTGCAGGAGGACCCCTCCGCCCGCAACACCGCCCTGCAGGACACGTTGCGGGCACTGGGTCGGCACGGTGACCTGATCTCGAAGCAGCGCGAGAGCCTCGTCTCCATGGAGCGGATCCTGCTCTCGCTGTCCGCCACGTACCGAACCAACAAGGCCCCGCGTGATCTGCGGGAGGATGTCCGTTCGACCCTGCGGGATCTTCAATCCCTGGAGGAGCACGCGACCTTCCTGTCTACGAAAATTCAATTCCTGCTTGATGCAACTCTTGGCCTCGTCAACCTTGAGCAGAACAACATCATCAAGCTGTTCTCGGTCATGGCCGTGGTCTTCATGCCGCCGACGCTGATCGCGTCGATCTACGGCATGAACTTTAAATCCATACCGGAACTAGATCTCTCGTTCGGATACCCGATGGCGTTGGTCATGATGGTGGTCGCTGCCGTATTTCCATACGTTTTCTTCCGATGGAAGAAGTGGCTCTAGCCACAAATGCTGGTCCAGAGCCGATAAAATATTAAGACCTCTGTGGAAGCATGTCGGAGCCTGTAGGCGCGGCTCGGCCGCGAGGACGGAATCTCCCATGCGACTCTCTCTCAAGACGGTCCTCGCCGGTGCGATCGGCCTGCTCGCCCTCGCCGCCGTCGGCCAGGGGATCGCCAGCGTCGTGACCCTGTCGGAGATCGAGCGGAACGCCAACGCGGTCTCCCAGCAGGCCCTGCCCGCGCAGAACCAGGCCGAGGCCATCGGGACGGCCGTGCGGGAGGCGCGGCTGCGCCTCTACCGGCTCGCGATCGCCTCCCCCGACCCGGCGGCCCTGGACAAGAATCAGACCGCGCTCACCGACACCCTGGCCGAACTCTCCGGGCTGCGGCAGGCCTATCAGGACCGCCTGACCAGCCCGCGGGATCGTGAGATCTACGAGCGCTTCACGACGGCCTGGAACGCCTACCAGAACATCCAGCTCCAAGTGGTCGAGCTGATGATCGCGGGCGATCAACCCGGCGCCCTCGGGCTGGTGCTGGACGGGGCAACGGCCACGCAGAACGACGCGGCGGTGGCGAGCCTGACGGAATCGATCGCCTCGGCCCGGGCGTTGACGGAAGCCAACGTCGCCGAGACCGTGCAGGCGGCGACGCGCGCCAAGCTCATCGCGATGGCCGCTACCGTGGTGGGCCTCGCGGTCGCGGCGGCCGCGATGCTGTTCGCCCTGTTCGGGATCGCGCGCCCGATCGAGCGCATGACCGGTGCGATGGGCCGGCTCGCCGAGGGCGACGAAACCGTACCGGTCCCCCACACGGGACGCGGTGACGAGATCGGCGCGATGGCGGCGGCCGTGCAGGTGTTCAAGGACAACCTGATCCACACCCGCGCGCTGGAGCGCGACACGGCCCTGGCGCGGGAAGGCGCCGAGGCGCAGCGCCGGCGCGCCGTCCACGCGATGGCCGAATCGTTCGAGGCCGCGGTCGGCGGCGTGCTGGCGCGGGTGTCGGACGCCGCCCTCGGCCTGCGGGCCGAGGCCGAAGCCATGACCAGCACCGCCACCCACACGGCCGAGCGCTCGGCGACGGTGGCGGGGGCGGCGCAGGAAGCCGCCATGCATGTCGGCACGGTCGCGGCGGCCGCGGAGGAACTCGGGGCCTCGGTCCTGGAGATCGGCCGGCAGGTGGACGGCTCGGCCGAGCTGGCCCGGGGCGCGGTGGTCCAGGCGGGCGAGACGGCCGGCCTGGTGCAGGAGCTGAGCTCCGCCGCGGGCCGGATCGGCGACGTCGTGCGCCTCATCACCGACATCGCCGGCCAGACCAATCTGCTGGCCCTCAACGCCACGATCGAGGCCGCCCGGGCGGGCGACGCGGGGCGCGGCTTCGCGGTGGTCGCCAGCGAGGTGAAGCAGCTCGCGGCCCAGACCGCCCGGGCCACGGAGGAGATCGCCGGTCAGGTCGGCCGCATCCAGGGCGCGACGGGTCAGACCGTGGGCGCGATCGACGACATCGCGACGCGCATCCGCGAGATCGACAGCGTGGCGACCTCGATCGCGGCGGCCGTGGAGCAGCAGGGCGCGGCGACCCGGGAGATCGCCCGCAACGTCGCCGAGGCCGCATCCGGGACCGGTGCCGTCACCGGCACGATCGACGAGGTCGCGCGGGCGGCCGACGACACGGGCTCCGCCGCGACGCGGATGCTCGCCTCGGCGGCGAGCCTCTCGGAGCAATCCGCCGAGCTGCGCCGGGAGATCGACGCGTTCCTGCAGACGGTGCGCGCCGCCTGAGGCTCAGCCCGGGCTCGACAGCTTCATCAGGACGAGCCCGGAGCCGATCAGGCCGGCGGCGAGGATCCGGCTGGCGCTCGCCTGTTCCCCGAGAACGGCGATGCCGACCAGGAACGCGCCGACCGCGCCGATGCCGGTCCAGATCGTGTAGGCGGTCCCCAGGGGCAGCGTGCGCATGGCCAGCGCCAGGAAGCCGACGCTGCCGGCCATCGACACGGCCATGATCGCGGTCGGCCAGAGGCGCGTGAAGCCGGCGGACTGCTTCATCGCGAAGGCCCAGACGACCTCCAGCACGCCCGCGGTGACGAGATAGATCCAGGCCATGCGGCCCTCCTGAAAGGGCCGGGCCGTCCCGGACTTGTACCCCGCCTGCGGGGAGGACGTGGCCTCGCGGGGGCTCAGCTAAGGTCGATCGGCTAAGCCTGCAAGCGCGGCGACATCAGATCCCACGCACCGCCCTCATCCTGAGGTGCCGCGTCAGCGGCCGCGAAGGAGGGCTCCAGGGATCGCGGCGGCCTCTGGAGGCCTCCTTCGAGGCCTCCGCTGCGCTCCGGCACCTCAGGATGAGGAGGCCGGTGTGATACCCTGAACAGGCGACCCGTCAGGCCACCGCCGCGAGGTGCTTGACCTCGGCCTTGGCCACCACCTTGCCGACCGGCGGCGCCTTGCAGGTCTCGGCCTCGGGCGCCAGGACCGGCGGCTGCACCCAGCGGCCGGCATCGAGGTCGGCGATCCGGCCGTTGATCTCGCGGATGACGTAGCGCGAGAACGGGTAGACGTGCAGGTAGATCACCATGTTGGTGACCACCGCCTCCAGGGCGGCCGGGTTGCGGCGGGCGGTCTCCAGGAACACGCTCCAGAAGTGCTTGGCGAGTTCCGGACGCCGCACGGTCATCCGCCAGCACACGCGCAGCAGCGAATAGAGATCGTGGGCGATGTGGCGCCAGTTGAGCTTCTGCGCGGCGAATTTCGGCCGCTTCACCTGCCGCGCGACCACGCGCACGCGGTCGAAGAAGTTCGGCGGGTCGTAGATCTCCTGGAGGACGTCGCGGTAATCGGCCAGCACGTCGCGCTGCGGACGCAGGGTCACGAAGTTGATGCCCTGCGTGCACTGGTCGCCCTGGTCGGCCGTGGTCGCCGCGTAATTCTCGTAGAGGCGGCCCTCCTTGCGCAGGCGGCGCGAGAGCTGCGTGTTCGGCAGCGCGAACAGCAGGCCGACCATGGCGATCGGGATGCCGGTCTGGCTGATGCACAGCGACATCGCCTTGCTGATGCTGTCCTTCTCGGTGTCAAAGCCGACGATGAAGCCGGCCGTGACGAACATGCCGTGCTCGTAGAGCTTGTGCACGCTGTCGGCGATCGAGCGCTTGGTGTTCTGCTTCTTCTGCGTCTGGATCAGCGTCGCCTCGTCGGGCGTCTCGATCCCGGTGAACAGGGCGAAGAAGTTCGCGTCCCGCATCATCCCGAGCAGTTCGTCATCGTCCGCGAGGTTAAGCGAGGCCTCGGTGGAGAACTTGAACGGGTAGCCGTGTTCCTCCTGCCACTTGATCAGGTGGGGCAGGAACAGCTTGATCGCCTTCTTGTTGCCGATCAGGTTGTCGTCGACGAAGTCGACATGGCCGCGATAGCCGAGGCCGTAGAGCCGGTCGAGCTCGGCCAGCATCTGCGGCGTAGTCTTGGTCCGCGGGGCCCGGCCGTAGAGCTCGATGATGTCGCAGAACTCGCAGGTGAACGGGCAGCCGCGGGAGAACTGGACGCCGATATAGAGGTAGTGGCTGAAGGTCAGCAGGTCGAAGCGCGGGATCGGGCTCTTGGTGACGTCGGCCTTGAACTTCTCGGCCGTGAGCCGGCCGCGGCGCTCACCCGCCTCCCAGGCGGCCACGAACTTGTCGAGGATGCCCTCGGCCTCGCCCAGCACCAGGAAATCGGCCTTGTCGTAGACTTCCGGCGTCGAGGTCGGCGCGGGGCCGCCGACGCAGACCGGGGTGCCGAGGGCCACGCAGCGGTCGATGACCACGAGGCAATCCGGCTCCTGGGGCAGCATGCCGCCGGTCATCACGAGGTCGGCCGCCTGGATCTGCGCGTCCGTCAGCTCCTCGCAGTTGCGGTTAACGAGCGTCACCTGCCAGGCCGGCGGCAGCATCGCGGCGAGCGTGATCAGGCCCAGAGGCGGTGCGGGCGCGCGGGCGCCCTGCAGCTCCATGGCCTCTTTGAAGTTCCACATCGAGTTTTCGTAGAACTTCGGGAACACCATCAGCACGCGCGGCGCCGTGTTCGCTTCCGACATGCCAGTTCCCTCGTTCATACGCGTGGCCCAACTCCGATCAGAGATCGATGCGGACGCAGGATCGACCCCTGACCTGCGGGCGAATTAAGGCCGTTTTTCGCTCCCGCAGCAATCGGAGCGCCGATTGCGCCAAGACGCCCGCCCGGACGCCGCAAAGCAACCCTGCCGAGCCCCGCCGCCGGGTCGGCGATCCGATTACCCGGACGCTGCGCCCTTTGCGCGACACATCGCGACTTCGGCAAGATCCGGGAGCCGTCAGGGCGCGATTCGGAACCGCTCCGGCTGCGCGCCGTCCGCATCGGTGAAGCCGTAGATTCGGGCGAGGTCGCCGGCATGCAGCACCGCGCCGGCCCGGCCCGCGATGTCCGGGTCGGCCGCCAGAGCGGCGAGCGCCCGGCCCGCATAGAGCGGTCCTTCTGTGGCGAGCCCATCCTGCCCGAGATCGCGCGCCCGCTCGGTGGCGACGAAGCCCGGCGAGAGGCCGAGCGCGGTCACGCCGTGCGGCGCCAGTTCCCGGGCGAAGGCCAGGGCGAGCCGGTTGGTGGCGGCCTTGGCGGAATCGTAGAAGACGTCGCCGAGGTAATCCTCGGTTCCGAAGGAGACCAGCGCGATCAGGCCGGAACGCGCCGCCACCATGGCGGGCGCGACCGCACGCGCGAGCAGCAGCGCCGGCAGCGGACCGGCTTCCAGGAAGCCGAGATAGGGCTCGGCCGAGCGGCGCCAGAACGGCGTGCCCCAGTCGGCGCCATCCGGGTAGCGCTCGCCGTCGTAGCCCTCGTTCCCGCCCCAGACGCTGCAGGCCGCGACGTCGATCCGGCCGAAGCGGCGCAGCACCCAGTGGACCAGGGTGTCGGTGGCGCGCTCGGAGCGGTGATCGCAGATGTAATGATGCCCGCGGCCGCCGGCGGCATCGACCATCCGGGCCGTGTCCTCGATCGATTCGGGCCGCATCTCGGTCCGTGCGCCGGTCTCGCTGGACCGGGCGGTGACGATCACGGTGGCCCCCGCCTCTCCGAGAGCCCGGGCGAGGCCCCGGCCGACGCCCCGCGAGGCCCCCGCCACGAGGCAGATCTTCTGGGAAAGGTCCGGCGCGCTCACGCCGAGGACGCGGGCTTCGACCGGGACAGGAAGGCAGCGAGCCGCTCCTGGGATTCGGGCGAGCGCAGCTGCGCGTCGAAGGCCTTGGCTTCCGCCTCCAGCGCGGCCTCGACCTGCGCCTGGTCGCCCCGGATCAGGGCGCGGGAGGCCGCCAGCGCCCCGCGCGGCAGGGCGGCGAGGCGCGCGGCCTGCGCGATCGCCTGCTCGACCAGCATGTCGGCCGGCAGGACCGCGTTGACGAGGCCGAGCGCCTGCGCCTCGTCTGCGTCGAGGGGCCGGGACAGGAGCAGCAGCTCGGTGGCCCGGAGCCGTCCGACCCGCAGGGGCAGCAGGTAGCTCGAGGCCGCCTCCGGCACGAGGCCGAGTTCCACGAACGGCATGCGCAGCCGCGCCGCCGGGCTCGCGTAGACTAGGTCGCAGTGCAGGCAGAGCGTCGCGCCGATCCCCACCGCGATCCCGTCGACCGCCGCCACCATCGGGGTGCGGGTGCGGGCGAGCTGGCGGATGAAGGCCAGGGCCGGCGAGGCGGTGAACCCGTCCCCGGCATGCCCCATGAAGTCGGTGAGGTCGTTGCCGGCGCTGAACATGCCGGGCTGCCCGGCGAAGACCACGGCACCGACCTGGTCCGAGGCATCCGCCTCGACCAGCGCCTCCCGCATGGCGTCGTACATCGCGCCGGTCAGCGCGTTCTTCTTCTCCGGACGGTTCAGGGTGATCAGGCGGACGCCGCCCTGGAGATCGCCGATCGCGACGGTATCGGCCATGATCCGCTCCCCTCAAACCGCCAGCGCCAGCGCGGCATCGTCCGTGAAGGCGCCGCCCGCCACGACACTCTGCTCCAGCCCCTCGGCTGCGGTCAGCAGGTTCTCGGCATAGAAGCGCGCGAGGGCGATGCGGCCGGCATGGGCCGGATCGGTCTCGCCGGCCTTCAGGGCGGCGCTGGCGGCGAGCGCGCTCCGGGCGAGGCAGGCGCCGCCGAGAACCAGGCCGAACAGGCGCAGGTACGGCGTCGCGCCGGCGAGCGCCGTCTCCGGACGGTTGGAGCGCAGCGCCGCGAGCTGGTGGCTCGTCGCCCGGTCGAGGCTGCCGATCCCGTCCCGCAGCCGCGCCGCCATCTGGCCGAAGGCGGGATCGCCGGCCTTGAGCAGCCCCTCCGCCGCCTTGCGCATCCAGGCGATCTGCGACCGGGCCGTGGCGCCGCCGTTGAGCGGCAGCTTGCGGGCGGTGAGGTCGATGGCCTGGATGCCGTTGGTGCCCTCGTAGATGCCGAGGATGCGGGCGTCGCGCATGAGCTGCGCCGCCCCGGTCTCCTCCACGAAGCCCATGCCGCCATGGACCTGCACGCCGAGCGAGGTGACCTCGTTGGCGAGATCCGTCGCGAACGCCTTCGCCACCGGTGTCAGCAGGGAGGCGCGGTCCAGAGCGGGCTGCCCCTCCGGCCCCTTCGACGCGTCGAGGGCGGCGGCGGTGAGGTAGCAGATCGCGCGGGCGGCGGCCGTGGAGGCCTTCATGGTGAGCAGCATCCGCTGCACGTCCGGATGCGCGGCGATCGGGCTCGTCGCCTCGGCGGCGCCGATCGCCCGTCCCTGCCGGCGCTCCTGCGCGTAGGCGAGCGCCCGCTGGGTCGCGGCCTCGGCCACGCCGACGCCCTGCAGGCCGACATTGAGCCGGGCCGCGTTCATCATCGTGAACATGCAGGCCAGCCCCTTGTTCTCCTGCCCGATCAGCCAGCCGGTGGCGCCGCCCTGGTCGCCGAACGCCATGGAGCAGGTCGGCGAGGCGTGGATGCCAAGCTTGTGCTCGATGCCGGAGCAGCGCAGGTCGTTGCGGGTGCCATCCGGCAGCACCTTCGGCACGAGGAACAGCGAGATGCCCCGCGTGCCCGCCGGCGCGTCCGGCAGCCGGGCCAGCACGAGGTGGACGATGTTCTCGGCGAGGTCGTGCTCGCCGTACGTGATGTAGATCTTGTTGCCGGTGATCCGGTACGTGCCGTCGCCTACGGGGACGGCCCGGGTCCGCAGCAGCGCGAGGTCGGAGCCCGCCTGCGGCTCGGTCAGGTTCATGGTGGCGGGCCACTCGCCCGAGACCAGCTTCTCGAGGTAGCGCGCCTTCAGGTCGTCGGAGCCGTGGGCCGCCAGCGCCTCGATGCCGCCCTGGGTCAGGAGCGGGCAGAGCCCGAAGGCGAGGTTGGCGCCGTTCCACATCTCGGTGCAGGCGGCCTCGATCAGCTTCGGCAGGCCCTGCCCGCCGTGATCGGCCTCCGCCGAGAGCCCGTTCCAGCCGCCCTCCGTGAAGGTGCGGTACGCCTCCCGCCAGCCCGGCGGGGTGGTGACGCGCCCATCCGCGAACGGGGTGCCGTGCCGGTCGCCGACGCGGTTGAGCGGCGCGATCACCCCGGCGGCGATCCGCCCGGCCTCGGTGAGGATCGCCTCGGCATCGTCGGGGTCGACCGCGTCGAGCCCGACCACGTGCCGGAGGGTGAACAGCATCTCGGGGACCGGGGCGCGGTAACTCATACGATCCTCCCTCAGCGCGGCCCGCCCGTTCGTTACCCCCGGGGCGGGTTTGACCGCGCCCGCGAACCGGGGCTACGGCGGCCCGAGAATAGGCGCACGCGCCGCGCGCCGCCATCATCTTGGGAACGGCTTTTCGCATGAACGATCCCGGGTCAACGGTCCCGGCCGCGACCCGGCGGCTCGGCCCGGACGCCTCCGGCCTCGCCGAGGCCGCCGCGCTGCTGCGGGCCGGCGGTCTCGTGGCCTTTCCCACCGAGACCGTCTACGGGCTCGGGGCGGACGCCACCGACGCCGATGCGGTGACGCGGATCTTCGCCGCCAAGGACCGGCCGCGCTTCAACCCGCTGATCGCCCACCTGCCGGAGGCGGAAGCCGCCTTCGCGGAAGGTGACTTCGACGAACACGCGCGCCGCCTCGCGGAGGCCTTCTGGCCGGGTCCGCTGACCCTGGTGGTACCGGCTCACCCGAAGACGCAAATCTCCGATCTCGCCCGCGCCGGCCTGCCGAGCGTCGCCCTGCGGGTTCCGGCGCATCCGCTCGCCCAGGCCCTGCTGGCCGGCGTCGGCCGCCCGGTCGCGGCGCCCTCGGCCAACCGGTCCGGACGGGTCAGCCCGACCCGGGCGGACCACGTCCTTGCGGATCTCGCGGGCCGGATCGGCGCCGTGCTCGACGGCGGCGACACGCAGGTCGGCGTCGAATCGACCGTGGTGGCGTGTCTCGGCGGGACGCCCCGGCTGCTGCGGCCCGGCGGGATCACCCGCGCAGCGCTGCGCGACATCCTCGGCCTTGAACCGGCCGTGCCCGCATCCGCGGATGCCGACCGCCCGGCCGGCCCCGGCATGCTCGCCTCGCACTACGCTCCCCGCGCGCGGGTCCGCCTGAATGCGGCACAGATCGAGCCGGGCGAGGCGGTGCTGCTGTTCGGATCGGCACGCCCGGCGGGTCACAAGCGGGCATGCGCCGCGCTCAACCTCAGCCCGTCGGGTGATCTCGCCCAGGCGGCGGCGCGGCTGTTCGGCGCCTTGCGTGATCTCGACGCAAGCGGCGCCGACACGATAGCGGTGGTGCCGATCCCCGCCGAAGGATTGGGCGAGGCTATCGGCGACCGCCTCGCCCGGGCCGCGGCGCCGCGCTGAGAGCAGAGATTTTTTCGGTGGCGACGGAACAGATATCGCCGCCATCCGTTTATTGATCACGAAGGCCTTCTCAGCCCCCAAATGGCCTTTTCCTTCCAGGCTCGGAGCAATCCGAGCCTTTTTTCTTGGGCTTCTCTCAGGCCAGCTTGGCGGCGATCCCGGCGACGTGCCGGCCCTGGAAGCGGGCGCCCTCCAGTTCCACGGCGCTGGGCTGGCGGGAGCCGTCGCCGTCCGCGATCGTGCTGGCGCCGTAGGGGGTGTTGCCCTTGACTGCCTCGACGCCGGCCTGGCCCTGGAAGCTATAGGGCAGGCCGACGACAACCATGCCGTGGTGGAACAGCACCGTGTGGAAGCTCGTCAGGGTGGTCTCCTGGCCGCCGTGCTGCGAGGCGGTCGAGGTGAAGACCGAGCCGACCTTGCCGACCAGCGCGCCCTTCATCCACAGCCCGCCGGTCTGGTCGATGAACTGCTTCATCTGCGAAGCCATGTTGCCGTAGCGGGTCGGCGTGCCGAAGATGATGGCGTCGTAGTCGGCCAGCTCGGCCACGGTGGCGATTGGCGCGGCCTGATCGAGCTTGAAGTGGTTCTGCCGGGCGACCTCCTCGGGCACCAGCTCGGGCACCCGCTTCACCACGACCTCGGCCCCGGTCTCGCGCGCACCCTCGGCGACGGCGTAGGCCATCTGCTCCACGTGCCCGTAGGTCGAGTAGTACAGCACCAGAACCTTGGCCATGCGGTGGTCTCCCATCCCGTGTCTCGAACAGCCCGGCGAATCGTTCGCCGGTGCGGTGCCCTCCATGGCGCGTTTCACGCTTTGCAAAAATGCCCCGCGGCGCAAGAGTGGTCTTGCATTGACGCAAGGGTCAGAACGTGTCGCTGGATTGGGACGAATTCCGGTTTGTGAAGTCCGTGGCGGATCACGGCGGCCTGACGGCGGCGGCCGCGCAGCTCGGGATCAACCACTCGACGGCATTCCGGCGGCTCGCGGCGGTGGAGGCGAAGCTCGACGCGCGGCTGTTCGAGCGCCTGCGCACCGGCTACGTCCCGACTCCGGCGGGTCAGGCGATGATCGCGGCGGCCGCCCGGATCGAGACCGACGTCACGCAGTTCGCCCGCGCGATGGCGGGCCGCGGCGAGACGCCGTCGGGGGAACTGCGCGTGACCGC
This window of the Methylobacterium tardum genome carries:
- a CDS encoding magnesium transporter CorA family protein, with the translated sequence MIFIHQPAVGAGATLLERRIIDLQDTIPEDTIWLDLIRPSREEELKVEAFAGIEVPTREEMKDIEPSELLYVEDGARYMTGRVLSKVSDAEEPGLAGITFILRGNRLVTVRHEEPQAFRMYTQRAGRSMGNGSASAASGEAILAGLIEAVIDRAADVLQLQGERIDRLSGKIFEVQEDPSARNTALQDTLRALGRHGDLISKQRESLVSMERILLSLSATYRTNKAPRDLREDVRSTLRDLQSLEEHATFLSTKIQFLLDATLGLVNLEQNNIIKLFSVMAVVFMPPTLIASIYGMNFKSIPELDLSFGYPMALVMMVVAAVFPYVFFRWKKWL
- a CDS encoding methyl-accepting chemotaxis protein produces the protein MRLSLKTVLAGAIGLLALAAVGQGIASVVTLSEIERNANAVSQQALPAQNQAEAIGTAVREARLRLYRLAIASPDPAALDKNQTALTDTLAELSGLRQAYQDRLTSPRDREIYERFTTAWNAYQNIQLQVVELMIAGDQPGALGLVLDGATATQNDAAVASLTESIASARALTEANVAETVQAATRAKLIAMAATVVGLAVAAAAMLFALFGIARPIERMTGAMGRLAEGDETVPVPHTGRGDEIGAMAAAVQVFKDNLIHTRALERDTALAREGAEAQRRRAVHAMAESFEAAVGGVLARVSDAALGLRAEAEAMTSTATHTAERSATVAGAAQEAAMHVGTVAAAAEELGASVLEIGRQVDGSAELARGAVVQAGETAGLVQELSSAAGRIGDVVRLITDIAGQTNLLALNATIEAARAGDAGRGFAVVASEVKQLAAQTARATEEIAGQVGRIQGATGQTVGAIDDIATRIREIDSVATSIAAAVEQQGAATREIARNVAEAASGTGAVTGTIDEVARAADDTGSAATRMLASAASLSEQSAELRREIDAFLQTVRAA
- a CDS encoding DMT family transporter, encoding MAWIYLVTAGVLEVVWAFAMKQSAGFTRLWPTAIMAVSMAGSVGFLALAMRTLPLGTAYTIWTGIGAVGAFLVGIAVLGEQASASRILAAGLIGSGLVLMKLSSPG
- a CDS encoding B12-binding domain-containing radical SAM protein gives rise to the protein MSEANTAPRVLMVFPKFYENSMWNFKEAMELQGARAPAPPLGLITLAAMLPPAWQVTLVNRNCEELTDAQIQAADLVMTGGMLPQEPDCLVVIDRCVALGTPVCVGGPAPTSTPEVYDKADFLVLGEAEGILDKFVAAWEAGERRGRLTAEKFKADVTKSPIPRFDLLTFSHYLYIGVQFSRGCPFTCEFCDIIELYGRAPRTKTTPQMLAELDRLYGLGYRGHVDFVDDNLIGNKKAIKLFLPHLIKWQEEHGYPFKFSTEASLNLADDDELLGMMRDANFFALFTGIETPDEATLIQTQKKQNTKRSIADSVHKLYEHGMFVTAGFIVGFDTEKDSISKAMSLCISQTGIPIAMVGLLFALPNTQLSRRLRKEGRLYENYAATTADQGDQCTQGINFVTLRPQRDVLADYRDVLQEIYDPPNFFDRVRVVARQVKRPKFAAQKLNWRHIAHDLYSLLRVCWRMTVRRPELAKHFWSVFLETARRNPAALEAVVTNMVIYLHVYPFSRYVIREINGRIADLDAGRWVQPPVLAPEAETCKAPPVGKVVAKAEVKHLAAVA
- a CDS encoding SDR family NAD(P)-dependent oxidoreductase, with product MAGASRGVGRGLARALGEAGATVIVTARSSETGARTEMRPESIEDTARMVDAAGGRGHHYICDHRSERATDTLVHWVLRRFGRIDVAACSVWGGNEGYDGERYPDGADWGTPFWRRSAEPYLGFLEAGPLPALLLARAVAPAMVAARSGLIALVSFGTEDYLGDVFYDSAKAATNRLALAFARELAPHGVTALGLSPGFVATERARDLGQDGLATEGPLYAGRALAALAADPDIAGRAGAVLHAGDLARIYGFTDADGAQPERFRIAP
- a CDS encoding enoyl-CoA hydratase-related protein — translated: MADTVAIGDLQGGVRLITLNRPEKKNALTGAMYDAMREALVEADASDQVGAVVFAGQPGMFSAGNDLTDFMGHAGDGFTASPALAFIRQLARTRTPMVAAVDGIAVGIGATLCLHCDLVYASPAARLRMPFVELGLVPEAASSYLLPLRVGRLRATELLLLSRPLDADEAQALGLVNAVLPADMLVEQAIAQAARLAALPRGALAASRALIRGDQAQVEAALEAEAKAFDAQLRSPESQERLAAFLSRSKPASSA
- a CDS encoding acyl-CoA dehydrogenase — encoded protein: MSYRAPVPEMLFTLRHVVGLDAVDPDDAEAILTEAGRIAAGVIAPLNRVGDRHGTPFADGRVTTPPGWREAYRTFTEGGWNGLSAEADHGGQGLPKLIEAACTEMWNGANLAFGLCPLLTQGGIEALAAHGSDDLKARYLEKLVSGEWPATMNLTEPQAGSDLALLRTRAVPVGDGTYRITGNKIYITYGEHDLAENIVHLVLARLPDAPAGTRGISLFLVPKVLPDGTRNDLRCSGIEHKLGIHASPTCSMAFGDQGGATGWLIGQENKGLACMFTMMNAARLNVGLQGVGVAEAATQRALAYAQERRQGRAIGAAEATSPIAAHPDVQRMLLTMKASTAAARAICYLTAAALDASKGPEGQPALDRASLLTPVAKAFATDLANEVTSLGVQVHGGMGFVEETGAAQLMRDARILGIYEGTNGIQAIDLTARKLPLNGGATARSQIAWMRKAAEGLLKAGDPAFGQMAARLRDGIGSLDRATSHQLAALRSNRPETALAGATPYLRLFGLVLGGACLARSALAASAALKAGETDPAHAGRIALARFYAENLLTAAEGLEQSVVAGGAFTDDAALALAV
- a CDS encoding L-threonylcarbamoyladenylate synthase gives rise to the protein MNDPGSTVPAATRRLGPDASGLAEAAALLRAGGLVAFPTETVYGLGADATDADAVTRIFAAKDRPRFNPLIAHLPEAEAAFAEGDFDEHARRLAEAFWPGPLTLVVPAHPKTQISDLARAGLPSVALRVPAHPLAQALLAGVGRPVAAPSANRSGRVSPTRADHVLADLAGRIGAVLDGGDTQVGVESTVVACLGGTPRLLRPGGITRAALRDILGLEPAVPASADADRPAGPGMLASHYAPRARVRLNAAQIEPGEAVLLFGSARPAGHKRACAALNLSPSGDLAQAAARLFGALRDLDASGADTIAVVPIPAEGLGEAIGDRLARAAAPR
- the wrbA gene encoding NAD(P)H:quinone oxidoreductase, encoding MAKVLVLYYSTYGHVEQMAYAVAEGARETGAEVVVKRVPELVPEEVARQNHFKLDQAAPIATVAELADYDAIIFGTPTRYGNMASQMKQFIDQTGGLWMKGALVGKVGSVFTSTASQHGGQETTLTSFHTVLFHHGMVVVGLPYSFQGQAGVEAVKGNTPYGASTIADGDGSRQPSAVELEGARFQGRHVAGIAAKLA